In Microcoleus sp. FACHB-68, the following are encoded in one genomic region:
- a CDS encoding glucose 1-dehydrogenase gives MRGLQGKTALITGASSGIGQAIVIRLAQEGCNVAINYRSNPEAAQETEEQAMQTACNQVENCGVQSLLVQADVSQEADIIRMVETVIEKFGSLDILVNNAGIQTEKASHAVETQEFDRVLSVNLRGAYLCARETLKHWVEQKRSGVIINISSVHEIIPRPMYVSYSISKGGMGNLTKTLALEYAAQGIRVNAIAPGATVTPINDAWTEDAEKRAVVESHIPMGRAGTSEEMAAAVAFLASDEAAYITGQTLFIDGGLTLYADFREAWSA, from the coding sequence ATGAGAGGATTGCAGGGCAAGACAGCACTGATTACAGGGGCTTCCTCAGGGATTGGACAGGCAATCGTAATCCGGCTAGCACAAGAAGGCTGTAATGTTGCCATTAATTATCGCAGCAATCCAGAGGCAGCACAAGAGACGGAAGAGCAAGCCATGCAAACCGCTTGCAACCAGGTAGAGAATTGTGGTGTGCAGTCACTCTTGGTGCAGGCGGATGTTTCTCAAGAAGCGGATATTATCCGCATGGTTGAAACAGTTATTGAAAAATTTGGCAGTTTAGATATTCTGGTTAACAATGCCGGTATTCAGACAGAGAAAGCATCTCACGCAGTTGAAACACAAGAGTTTGATCGAGTGCTGAGTGTGAATTTACGGGGTGCTTATCTTTGTGCCAGAGAAACCCTAAAGCATTGGGTAGAACAAAAGCGATCAGGTGTGATCATCAATATTTCTAGTGTGCATGAAATCATTCCTCGCCCCATGTATGTCAGCTATTCGATCAGTAAGGGGGGCATGGGAAACCTGACGAAGACCTTGGCACTAGAGTACGCAGCCCAAGGAATTCGCGTCAATGCGATCGCACCCGGTGCCACCGTTACCCCAATTAATGATGCCTGGACAGAGGATGCAGAAAAGCGGGCTGTGGTGGAAAGTCATATTCCGATGGGGCGCGCCGGCACTTCGGAGGAAATGGCAGCAGCCGTAGCATTTTTGGCATCCGATGAAGCGGCTTATATCACTGGACAAACCCTGTTTATTGATGGCGGATTGACCCTCTACGCTGACTTTCGAGAAGCCTGGTCTGCTTAA
- a CDS encoding SMP-30/gluconolactonase/LRE family protein, whose amino-acid sequence MGDNFMTTTQTLVQNVLNARARLGEGPLWDENNHRLYWVDIHNHRVHQFDPASRQNRYWDVGDLVSAIALASRNRLLMALNDRLAFLDIQTGSIENLCRFEFPHPDTRLNDGKCDPQGRFWIGSISEAPGQAALYRYDPDGSLHEMETGLTISNGLGWSPDGATFYLTDSPQRKIFAYDFEGETGSIGNRRVLIDLGDEAVEPDGLTIDQQGNLWSALWDGWCVVQFSPTGKEIQRIKLPVQCPTCPTFGGKDLTELYITSASVGLSQKQIQQGFYAGDLFCLSPVSPGMPTYRFN is encoded by the coding sequence ATGGGTGACAACTTTATGACAACGACTCAGACATTGGTTCAAAACGTCCTCAATGCCCGTGCGCGGCTGGGGGAAGGCCCACTGTGGGATGAGAATAACCACCGGCTTTATTGGGTTGATATCCATAACCATCGTGTCCACCAATTTGATCCGGCAAGCCGGCAGAATCGCTACTGGGATGTGGGAGATTTGGTAAGTGCGATCGCATTGGCTAGCAGGAATCGATTACTGATGGCGCTGAATGATCGCCTCGCCTTCCTAGATATCCAAACCGGCAGCATCGAAAATCTGTGCCGGTTTGAATTTCCCCATCCGGATACCCGCCTCAATGATGGCAAGTGCGATCCTCAAGGGCGCTTTTGGATCGGTTCCATCAGCGAAGCGCCGGGGCAGGCAGCCCTTTACCGCTATGATCCAGATGGTTCTTTGCATGAGATGGAAACCGGGTTAACCATTTCTAACGGATTGGGCTGGAGTCCTGATGGGGCAACGTTTTACCTAACTGACTCACCCCAACGCAAAATCTTTGCCTATGACTTTGAGGGTGAAACCGGCTCAATTGGCAATCGTCGCGTATTAATTGACCTCGGTGATGAAGCCGTAGAACCCGACGGACTGACAATCGACCAGCAAGGTAATCTTTGGTCAGCCCTCTGGGATGGCTGGTGTGTGGTGCAATTTAGCCCAACCGGCAAAGAAATTCAACGCATTAAGCTGCCGGTGCAATGCCCCACCTGTCCCACCTTTGGAGGCAAAGATTTAACTGAGCTTTACATCACTTCTGCATCGGTGGGACTGAGTCAAAAACAAATTCAACAAGGGTTTTATGCGGGTGATTTATTTTGCCTCTCACCCGTTTCCCCCGGAATGCCAACTTATCGATTTAACTAA
- a CDS encoding TIGR03032 family protein, translated as MNQNISSSTTAQSLETTYSRQFLDWLQEEQISLAFTTYQTSRLMFIGVNSEGEFSGFERLFNRAMGLYATPERLYLSTKYQLWQLDNVLLPAQLYEGHDKLYIPRIAYTTGDLDIHDIAVDNAGRIIFVSTLLNCLATVSERNSCTPLWKPPFISKVINEDRCHLNGLAMVEGKPRFVTAVSQSDVIDGWRDRRQASGCVIDIESNEIILAGLSMPHSPRWYRDKLWLLNSGTGFFGSVDIKTGKFEPITFCPGYLRGLAFWKDYAIVGLSKPRSEEKTFSGLALNEELIAKDAEPRCGFMVINLNTGAIVHWLRFEGLIAELYDIQILPNVRRPMALGFQTDEISRLITLDPMQSV; from the coding sequence GTGAATCAAAACATTTCCTCATCAACAACCGCTCAATCCTTAGAAACCACTTACTCCCGCCAGTTTCTCGACTGGTTGCAAGAAGAACAGATCAGCCTTGCCTTCACAACCTACCAAACCTCACGCCTGATGTTTATTGGCGTCAATTCAGAAGGAGAATTTTCTGGATTTGAGCGTTTGTTTAATCGAGCAATGGGACTTTACGCAACGCCTGAACGCCTTTACTTGAGTACAAAGTATCAACTTTGGCAGTTAGACAACGTACTGCTACCCGCACAACTTTACGAAGGGCACGACAAACTTTATATCCCGCGAATTGCTTATACAACCGGCGATTTAGATATTCATGATATTGCCGTAGATAATGCCGGCAGAATCATTTTTGTCTCTACTTTACTAAATTGCTTAGCCACTGTAAGCGAGCGGAACAGTTGCACGCCTCTGTGGAAACCTCCGTTTATTTCCAAAGTCATCAACGAAGATCGCTGCCATCTCAACGGCTTGGCAATGGTAGAGGGAAAACCCCGTTTTGTTACGGCAGTCAGTCAATCTGACGTTATTGACGGATGGCGAGACAGAAGACAAGCAAGTGGCTGCGTTATTGACATAGAATCTAACGAAATTATTTTAGCCGGCTTATCCATGCCACACTCACCTCGCTGGTATCGGGACAAATTATGGTTATTAAATTCAGGCACCGGCTTTTTCGGTTCTGTAGATATAAAAACCGGAAAATTTGAACCCATTACTTTCTGTCCCGGCTATCTTCGCGGATTAGCCTTTTGGAAAGATTATGCCATCGTCGGGCTGTCAAAACCAAGAAGCGAAGAGAAAACCTTTTCTGGACTAGCACTCAATGAAGAATTAATTGCCAAAGATGCAGAGCCTCGCTGCGGATTTATGGTGATAAATCTGAACACCGGCGCAATTGTTCACTGGTTGCGATTTGAAGGACTAATTGCCGAACTGTATGACATCCAAATCTTACCCAACGTGCGGCGACCGATGGCCTTAGGCTTTCAGACAGACGAAATCAGCCGGCTGATCACCCTTGATCCCATGCAATCTGTTTAA
- a CDS encoding choice-of-anchor I family protein, whose translation MAITLQILHASDLEGGVAALEDAPRFSAVVNALKAEFAEQTLILSSGDNYIPGPFLAASSDSSLRDELGGEGAGRGDIAIANEIGFQAAAFGNHEFDLGTSTVASLIGKSGNYTGTAFPYLSSNLNFSSDSNLARFVVPDGQAPLPNSIAKSTVITVQGQPIGIIGATTPLLPDISSPGGVGVLPENEEDYDALAAAIQPAIDALVAQGINKIILLAHMQQLNIEVELASRLRNVDVIIAGGSHTLLADETDRLRVGDAAEGVYPILETSASGEPVAVINSAANYRYVGRLVAEFDDNGVLIPESIDPEISGAYATDEQGVTDLGNPEPDSEVVAITDALEEVIVTKDSNIFGETDVFLNGARNDVRTQETNLGNLTADANLFAARQVDPAAVISIKNGGGIRDSIGAISAAPGTDPSAGEKIPPLANPLAGKEAGEVSQLDIENSLRFNNQLTLLTLTAEQLLQTIEHGVAATAEGATPGQFPQVGGMAFSFDPSLPAGDRVQTLVVKDDAGNPIDTVVQNGEVIGDPDRTFRIVTLNFLAGGGDSYPFPEFAATSNRLDLVPAETTADFNTFGTEQKALSDYLKSIGNFNFADAPASEDQRIQNLAAREDEVPVGGILTFTPLGTYDSGVVGESAAEIVAYDATTQRLFVVNAQAAVIDVLSASDPTNLVKDFEIDVTPYGAVANSVAVNNGVVAVAVENADKQAAGSVVFFDTNGTFLNSVTVGSLPDMVTFTPDGTKVLVANEGEPSDDYTNDPEGSVSIIDLFDGVDNASVNTASFTGINTPIDQLKAEGFRLFGPNATLAQDVEPEYITVSEDSTTAWVTLQENNAIAKLDLTTNEITDILPLGFKNHAGKLEKFTFTNLPTLGTTEAGDNILLGGFSGLFYEGKNPETGNLQFITHTDRGPNAEPVDTNGDGINERPFALPNFQPEWIRFELDRSTGTLEISDRVGLTKPDGTALTGLPNLAGTDGLAYSDEVPIDLFGNQLSLDPLGADLEGIVKADDNTYWMADEYRPSLYHFDANGKLIDRFVPQGSGETTGTEALPAVYAQRRANRGFEAIAYENGKIYAFIQSAIDNPDVANDGNAKKSLNLRILEFDTETNTTTGEYLYRLEGGAADRLGDAVAVGNGEFLVIERDDAIGANTDKKVFKINLAGATNLTTLDASIAGSLESLTTEQLSASNIVPVSKELYVDLVKAGYDFADKAEGLAFVDKNTIAVVNDNDFQLEGGFDSLTGALNPNSEPQNPTLALITLNNGLDASDKDGGINIRNWPIFGMYQPDAISSFEVNGQTYLITANEGDSRDYDGFSEEARIADLTLDPIAFPNAAELQAEDTLGRLNVTTANGDTDGDGDYDQLYAFGGRSFSIWDTEGTLVYDSGNDFERLTAAFVPEAFNSDGDTGSFDSRSDNKGPEPESVVTGVIEGRTYAFIALERISGVMVYDISDPTAPKFAQYLNNNDFTGELGNDISPEGLKFISAEDSPTGEPLLAVANEISGTTTVYQVATAPTPTPTPNPTPTPNPTPNPTPNPTPTPTPNPTPTPTPTPGTPDLGNLGTGITVIPNVNLVQTTLNGGESDDTLTGTETAEGIYGFAGSDLLFGNRGNDNVIGGNGIDILFGNAGNDYLDGGNDTDVIFAGKENDAVLGQDGDDFLFGEQGDDTVLGNAGNDYLNGNSGSDTLDGNEGDDTIQGGQDNDLIKGNIGADVLLGDRGDDSVFGGEGNDYLSGNSGKDILDGGVGDDSLHGGKDDDILIGNTGADLLCGGQGDDTLSGDSGNDALYGNAGEDLLDGGDGNDSLYAGKDDDTLIGGAGDDILNGDSGDDSLTGGAGSDRFVLSKDAGSDTITDFTAGEDFFVLTAGLTFENLTITASDSNTLIRVGDELLATVNGLPANSITADDFVLI comes from the coding sequence ATGGCAATCACATTGCAAATTCTGCACGCTTCTGATCTTGAAGGTGGTGTTGCAGCGCTAGAAGATGCGCCCCGATTTTCAGCCGTTGTTAACGCACTGAAGGCTGAATTTGCTGAACAAACACTGATTTTATCTTCAGGAGACAATTACATACCGGGGCCGTTTTTGGCGGCGAGTAGTGACAGCAGTTTGCGCGACGAATTAGGGGGAGAAGGCGCGGGAAGAGGCGACATTGCCATTGCTAATGAGATTGGGTTTCAAGCTGCTGCCTTTGGCAACCATGAATTCGATCTCGGTACTTCAACGGTGGCTTCTTTGATTGGGAAAAGTGGAAATTACACCGGCACTGCTTTTCCTTACCTCAGTTCCAACTTGAATTTTAGCAGCGACAGCAACTTAGCAAGATTTGTCGTTCCCGATGGACAAGCGCCTCTGCCTAACAGCATCGCCAAAAGTACAGTGATCACTGTTCAAGGACAACCTATCGGTATTATCGGTGCGACAACACCTCTTTTACCCGACATTTCTTCCCCTGGTGGCGTTGGAGTTTTACCGGAAAATGAAGAAGATTATGATGCACTTGCCGCTGCGATTCAACCGGCTATCGATGCCTTAGTCGCGCAGGGCATTAACAAAATTATCCTGCTGGCGCATATGCAGCAGTTAAATATCGAAGTTGAGCTGGCTTCTCGCTTGCGAAATGTCGATGTAATTATTGCCGGCGGTTCTCATACACTCTTGGCAGATGAAACAGATCGCCTCAGAGTTGGAGATGCTGCGGAAGGCGTTTATCCTATCCTAGAAACTTCTGCTAGTGGTGAACCCGTTGCCGTTATTAATTCTGCTGCCAACTACAGATATGTTGGCAGATTAGTTGCAGAATTTGACGATAACGGGGTATTAATTCCCGAAAGTATTGATCCAGAAATTAGCGGTGCTTATGCAACAGACGAACAAGGCGTTACGGATTTAGGCAATCCAGAACCTGATTCAGAAGTTGTAGCGATTACGGATGCCCTGGAAGAAGTTATCGTTACGAAAGATAGTAATATCTTTGGCGAAACAGACGTATTTCTCAACGGTGCGAGAAATGATGTTAGAACGCAAGAAACTAACTTAGGAAACTTGACAGCCGATGCCAACTTATTCGCGGCTCGTCAAGTTGACCCTGCTGCGGTTATTTCTATAAAAAATGGGGGCGGTATTCGTGACTCTATTGGCGCGATTAGTGCGGCACCTGGAACCGATCCAAGTGCAGGGGAAAAAATTCCTCCACTTGCGAATCCACTGGCAGGGAAAGAAGCAGGAGAAGTATCTCAGCTTGATATTGAAAACTCTCTGAGATTTAACAACCAACTCACTCTGCTAACGCTGACAGCCGAACAGTTATTGCAAACAATTGAACATGGGGTTGCTGCAACTGCAGAAGGCGCAACTCCCGGTCAATTTCCGCAAGTTGGCGGTATGGCATTTAGCTTCGATCCGAGTTTACCGGCTGGTGATCGGGTGCAAACTTTGGTCGTGAAAGATGATGCCGGCAATCCAATCGATACGGTTGTCCAAAATGGGGAAGTGATTGGCGATCCAGATCGGACATTTCGCATTGTGACGCTGAATTTCTTAGCCGGCGGTGGTGACAGTTACCCTTTCCCAGAATTTGCGGCAACCTCAAACCGGCTGGATTTAGTGCCGGCAGAAACGACAGCCGATTTTAATACTTTTGGCACTGAGCAAAAAGCTTTATCCGATTACCTCAAAAGTATTGGAAATTTCAACTTTGCAGATGCACCGGCAAGTGAAGATCAGCGCATTCAAAATCTTGCTGCACGCGAAGATGAAGTGCCGGTGGGAGGCATTTTAACCTTTACGCCGCTAGGCACTTACGACAGTGGAGTTGTCGGTGAAAGTGCGGCTGAAATTGTTGCCTATGACGCAACCACACAGCGCTTATTTGTAGTAAACGCGCAAGCTGCCGTCATTGATGTTTTGAGTGCTTCTGATCCGACAAATTTGGTTAAGGATTTTGAAATTGATGTCACGCCTTATGGTGCAGTTGCCAATAGCGTCGCTGTCAACAATGGCGTTGTTGCGGTAGCAGTAGAGAATGCGGATAAGCAAGCAGCCGGCAGTGTTGTTTTTTTTGATACAAACGGCACCTTTTTAAACTCGGTAACCGTTGGTTCGCTGCCTGATATGGTAACCTTTACCCCAGATGGTACAAAGGTGCTGGTGGCAAATGAAGGCGAACCAAGCGATGATTACACGAACGATCCAGAAGGTTCTGTCAGTATTATTGACCTTTTTGATGGCGTGGACAATGCCTCCGTAAATACAGCTTCATTTACAGGGATTAACACACCGATTGATCAATTAAAAGCAGAGGGATTCCGCCTTTTTGGGCCAAATGCCACCCTCGCTCAAGATGTTGAACCAGAATACATTACGGTTTCTGAAGATTCAACAACTGCCTGGGTAACTCTGCAAGAAAACAATGCAATTGCAAAGCTTGATCTCACAACCAATGAGATTACTGATATCTTACCTTTAGGGTTCAAGAATCATGCCGGCAAGCTAGAAAAATTTACCTTCACTAACTTGCCGACATTGGGAACAACAGAAGCCGGTGATAATATTTTGCTGGGTGGTTTTTCTGGTTTATTCTATGAAGGGAAGAACCCAGAAACCGGCAACTTACAGTTTATCACTCACACGGATCGTGGCCCGAATGCAGAGCCGGTTGATACAAATGGGGATGGAATTAACGAACGTCCTTTCGCGCTGCCAAATTTCCAGCCAGAGTGGATTCGTTTTGAATTAGATCGCTCAACCGGCACCCTCGAAATCAGTGATCGTGTTGGCTTAACAAAACCCGATGGAACTGCACTCACCGGCTTGCCAAATCTTGCCGGCACTGATGGCTTGGCTTATTCTGATGAAGTTCCCATTGATTTATTTGGAAATCAGTTATCACTCGATCCTTTGGGTGCGGATCTCGAAGGTATTGTCAAAGCAGATGATAACACTTACTGGATGGCGGATGAATACCGGCCTTCCCTTTATCATTTTGATGCAAATGGTAAGCTAATTGATCGCTTTGTTCCGCAAGGATCTGGGGAAACAACCGGCACAGAAGCGTTGCCGGCAGTTTATGCACAGCGACGAGCAAATCGGGGATTTGAAGCGATTGCCTATGAAAATGGCAAAATTTATGCCTTCATTCAAAGTGCGATTGATAACCCAGATGTTGCCAACGATGGCAACGCTAAAAAATCCCTGAATCTGCGAATTTTAGAATTTGACACGGAAACCAACACCACCACCGGCGAATATCTCTATCGCTTAGAAGGCGGCGCAGCAGATCGCTTGGGAGATGCGGTAGCCGTTGGAAATGGGGAATTTTTAGTCATTGAGCGAGATGATGCGATTGGCGCGAATACCGATAAAAAGGTATTCAAAATTAATTTAGCCGGCGCGACTAATCTCACAACCTTAGATGCTAGCATTGCCGGTTCTTTAGAAAGCTTGACAACTGAGCAACTTTCCGCATCAAATATTGTGCCAGTGAGCAAAGAATTGTATGTCGATTTGGTTAAAGCCGGCTACGACTTTGCAGACAAAGCAGAAGGATTGGCATTTGTTGACAAAAATACCATTGCAGTTGTCAATGACAATGATTTCCAATTAGAAGGCGGCTTTGATTCACTAACCGGCGCATTAAATCCTAATTCTGAACCTCAAAATCCAACCCTGGCATTAATTACCCTCAATAACGGTTTAGATGCCAGCGATAAAGATGGTGGGATTAATATTCGCAACTGGCCGATTTTTGGGATGTATCAACCGGATGCCATCAGCTCATTTGAAGTGAATGGTCAAACGTATTTAATCACTGCAAATGAAGGGGATAGCCGCGATTATGATGGCTTCAGCGAAGAAGCACGAATTGCAGATTTAACGCTCGATCCTATCGCTTTCCCGAATGCCGCAGAATTGCAAGCAGAGGACACTTTAGGCCGGCTAAATGTCACAACCGCAAATGGCGATACTGACGGCGATGGGGACTATGACCAACTTTATGCCTTTGGCGGTCGTTCCTTCTCAATTTGGGATACCGAAGGAACTCTGGTTTATGACAGTGGCAACGATTTTGAACGCTTAACCGCTGCCTTCGTACCCGAAGCGTTTAATTCTGATGGCGACACCGGCAGTTTTGACTCCCGCAGCGACAACAAAGGGCCAGAACCTGAAAGCGTTGTCACAGGGGTAATTGAGGGACGCACTTATGCCTTTATTGCCTTAGAACGCATCAGTGGGGTGATGGTTTATGATATCAGCGATCCAACCGCGCCAAAGTTCGCTCAATACCTCAACAATAACGATTTTACCGGCGAACTCGGAAACGATATTTCTCCGGAAGGGTTGAAGTTTATTTCAGCCGAAGATAGTCCCACAGGTGAACCGTTGCTGGCAGTTGCCAATGAAATCAGCGGCACAACGACAGTTTATCAGGTGGCAACTGCCCCAACGCCAACTCCCACACCAAATCCCACTCCCACTCCAAATCCAACCCCAAATCCAACCCCAAATCCAACCCCAACCCCAACCCCAAATCCAACTCCAACGCCAACGCCAACTCCCGGTACTCCGGATCTAGGGAACCTTGGCACCGGCATCACCGTTATTCCCAACGTCAATTTAGTTCAAACAACGCTGAATGGTGGGGAGTCAGATGACACACTAACCGGCACAGAAACTGCAGAAGGCATTTACGGGTTTGCCGGCAGTGACTTGCTTTTCGGTAATCGTGGTAATGACAATGTCATTGGCGGTAACGGAATAGACATTCTATTTGGAAATGCCGGCAATGATTATCTCGATGGCGGCAACGATACCGATGTGATCTTTGCCGGTAAAGAAAATGATGCGGTTCTGGGACAGGATGGGGATGACTTCCTATTTGGTGAACAAGGTGATGACACGGTTTTAGGAAATGCCGGCAACGACTACCTCAACGGTAACAGCGGCAGTGACACCCTTGATGGCAATGAAGGAGACGACACCATTCAGGGCGGCCAAGATAACGACCTAATCAAAGGTAATATCGGAGCAGATGTGCTGCTGGGTGATCGCGGCGATGACTCCGTGTTTGGCGGTGAGGGAAATGACTATCTCAGCGGCAACAGTGGCAAAGACATTCTCGATGGCGGTGTTGGTGACGATAGCCTTCACGGCGGCAAAGACGATGATATTCTCATCGGCAATACCGGCGCGGATCTGCTGTGTGGCGGACAGGGAGATGATACCCTGAGCGGGGATAGCGGCAACGATGCACTCTATGGCAACGCCGGTGAGGATCTTTTGGATGGCGGCGATGGCAATGATAGCCTCTATGCCGGCAAGGACGATGACACCCTGATAGGCGGTGCCGGTGATGATATTCTCAACGGAGATTCAGGCGACGATTCTTTAACCGGCGGTGCCGGCAGTGATCGCTTTGTCTTGAGCAAAGATGCCGGTAGCGATACCATCACCGATTTTACAGCCGGTGAAGATTTCTTTGTCTTAACTGCCGGTTTAACCTTCGAGAACCTCACCATCACGGCTTCCGACAGTAACACGTTGATTCGTGTTGGCGACGAACTTCTCGCCACAGTCAACGGGTTGCCGGCTAACTCAATTACTGCCGATGATTTCGTTCTCATTTAA